A genomic segment from Macadamia integrifolia cultivar HAES 741 unplaced genomic scaffold, SCU_Mint_v3 scaffold852, whole genome shotgun sequence encodes:
- the LOC122070193 gene encoding (+)-neomenthol dehydrogenase-like codes for MSETATKKFAVVTGANKGIGLEICRQLASNGVAVVLTARDEKRGVEAVEKLRGSGLSDVRFHQLDVLDSASIASLADFIKTQFQKLDILVNNAGISGVSLDDDAEKALVTVTGIGKESCWSNYQELAKHTNESVEECLQANYYGAKRVTEAPLPLLQLSDAPRIVNVSSGLGRLQYVDDAWAKEVLNDIDGLTEEIVDEVLKKFQKDFKDGLLETQGLSVYVMSKAAMNAYTRILEKKLPKFCINCVMPGYVKTDINYNTGYSTVEEGAEGPVMLALLPDDGPSGLFFNRKEVSTFWLNLNKKLVFLRE; via the exons ATGTCAGAGACCGCTACGAAGAA ATTTGCAGTCGTTACAGGCGCAAACAAAGGGATCGGATTGGAAATATGTCGACAGTTAGCCTCTAATGGCGTAGCAGTGGTCTTGACTGCCAGAGATGAGAAGAGAGGAGTCGAAGCAGTTGAGAAGCTCAGAGGCTCGGGCCTGTCTGATGTGCGTTTTCATCAGCTTGATGTATTAGACTCTGCAAGTATTGCTAGTCTTGCTGATTTCATCAAAACCCAGTTCCAAAAGCTTGATATCTTG GTAAATAATGCTGGGATTTCTGGAGTCAGTTTAGATGATGACGCTGAGAAGGCACTGGTGACAGTAACTGGAA TTGGGAAAGAATCCTGT TGGTCAAACTACCAGGAACTAGCAAAGCACACTAACGAGTCGGTAGAAGAATGTCTACAAGCAAACTACTATGGAGCCAAAAGAGTGACTGAAGCACCTCTTCCACTCCTTCAGCTATCTGATGCTCCCAGAATTGTAAACGTCTCTTCTGGCTTGGGGAGGCTACAG TATGTAGATGATGCCTGGGCTAAAGAAGTGCTGAATGACATAGATGGTCTCACAGAAGAAATTGTGGATGAGGTTTTGAAGAAGTTTCAGAAGGATTTCAAGGATGGTTTATTAGAAACTCAGGGCTTGTCTGTCTACGTAATGTCCAAAGCAGCTATGAATGCTTACACAAGGATTCTAGAAAAGAAGTTGCCCAAGTTTTGCATAAATTGCGTAATGCCCGGCTATGTGAAAACTGATATTAACTACAACACTGGGTACTCAACTGTTGAAGAAGGTGCGGAAGGTCCTGTAATGTTGGCTTTGTTGCCTGATGATGGCCCTTCTGGCCTATTCTTTAACCGAAAGGAAGTATCAACCTTTTGGTTGAATCTTAATAAAAAACTTGTCTTCCTGAGAGAATAA